In Streptomyces sp. Li-HN-5-11, the sequence CCAGGGGCGAGTGGTGGGGAGAGACGGGGGAAGAGGGCGGATCATGTCGCGAGTGCCAGGGTGGCTCGGCCGGCTCGGCGCCGGACTGACCGAAATGGGTGAGCGGTTGGACGAGCGCCGTGCCGAAGTGGAGAAGGAGAGCTCCGCGGCCGATCCGGCGCCGGAACCCGACCGGGTCCCGCCGTTCCCCGGCCCCCAGGTGACCGTCGTCCCCGTCTCCCGCCCCGACCCCGCGCAGGCGGTGCCCTGGGGCGTACGGGTCGCCGCCGAGGCCGGCTGGCGGGTGCTGGTGCTGGCCGGCACCGTGTGGGTGCTGATGCAGGTCATCACGACCGTCCAGCTCGCGGTGTTCTCCTTCGTCATCGCCCTGCTGATGACCGCGCTGCTGCAGCCGACGGTCGCCCGGCTCAAGCGCCACGGCGTGCCGCGCGGCCCGGCCACCGCGCTCACCGTGATCCTCGGCTTCGTCCTGCTGGGCCTGCTCGGCTGGTTCGTGACCTGGCAGGTCATGGAGAACATCGACGCGCTCTCCAACCAGATCCAGAACGGCATCGACGACCTGCGCAACTGGCTGCTGAAGAGCCCCTTCCACGTCACCGACAAACAGATCAACCAGATCGCGAAGAACCTGCGCGAGGCGATCGGGGCGAACACCGACCAGATCACGTCGGCGGGCCTGGAGGGCGTTCAGGTCGTCGTCGAGGCCCTCACCGGCATCCTGCTGGTGTTCTTCTCGACGCTGTTCCTGCTGTACGACGGCGAACGCATCTGGCAGTGGACCCTGAAGCTCGTGCCGGCGGCGGCCCGTGAGGGCGTGGCAGGGGCCGGCCCGCGCGCCTGGCGCACCCTCACGGCCTACGTCCGCGGCACCGTGCTGGTCGCCCTCATCGACGCCATCTTCATCGGCCTGGGCATCTACTTCCTGAACGTCCCGATGGCCGTGCCGCTCGCCGTCTTCATCTTCCTGTTCTCCTTCATCCCGCTGGTCGGCGCGGTCGCCTCCGGCGCGCTCGCGGTGGTCGTCGCGCTGGTGACGCAGGGCGTGTTCACCGCGGGCATGACCCTCCTCGTCATCCTGGCCGTCCAGCAGATCGAGGGGCACGTCCTGCAGCCGTTCATCCTGGGCCGCGCGGTCCGCGTCCACCCGCTGGCCGTGGTGCTCTCCGTCACCGCGGGCGGCATGGTGGCGGGCATCGGCGGCGCGGTGGTCGCCGTACCGCTGGTGGCGGTGACGAACACGGTGGTGAGCTATCTGAAGGCGTACTCGGAGGCACAGGCGCGTCAGGCCCCGCCTCCGGCGGACGCGGCCGGCCCGGCGACGGACGCGGAAAGCCCCGCCCACCAGGGGTGAGCGGGGTCCTGCTTCGGCGGCCCGGTGAGGTCACTCGGCCAGGACGGCCTCCGCGTCCAGCGTCACGCCGACCGCCTGGATCACCGAGGCGATCTTGAACGCCTCCTGGATCACCTCACGCTCGACGCCCGCCTTGCGCAGCACCTGCTCGTGGGAGTCCAGGCACATCCCGCAGCCGTTGACGGCGGAGACGGCGAAGGACCACAGCTCGAAGTCGGCCTTGTCGACACCGGGGTTGCCGATGACGTTCATCCGCAGACCGGCGCGCAGGTTGCCGTACTCGTGGTCGGACAGCAGGTGCCGGGTGCGGTAGAAGACGTTGTTCATCGCCATGACGGCCGCGGCGGACTTCGCCGCCGTGTACGCCTCGGGCGACAGGTTCGCCTTCGCCTCCGGCTCCAGCTCGCGCAGGACGATCGGCGAGCGCGCGGCGATCGCCGTGGCCAGGACCGTGCCCCACAGCTGCTGGGCGGGCAGGTCGCTGTTGCCGATGACCGAGCCCAGGTTGAGCTTCAGGTCCTTGGCGTAGTCCGGCAGGCGGGACTTGAGTGCGTCGAGGGACATTCCTCACTCACCAGCCAGCAGCTTGACCGGGTCCAGGGTCTCGTCGCCCTTGCTCCAGTTGCACGGGCAGAGCTCGTCCGTCTGCAGCGCGTCCAGGACCCGGAGGACCTCCTTGGGGTTACGGCCCACCGAACCGGCCGTCACCATGGAGAACTGGATCTCGTTGTTCTGGTCCACGATGAAGACGGCACGCTTGGCGAAGCCCTCCTCGTCCTCGATGCCCAGCTCGCGCATCAGCTCGTGCTTGGAGTCGGCCATCATCGGGAACGGCAGGTCGCGCAGGTCGTCGTGGTCCTTGCGCCAGGCGTGGTGGACGAACTCGGAGTCACCGGAGAATCCGAGGACCTGGGCGTCGCGGTCGGCGAACTCCTCGTTCAGCTTGCCGAAGGCGGCGATCTCGGTCGGGCACACGAAGGTGAAGTCCTTGGGCCAGGCGAAGATCACTTTCCAACCCTGGTAGGTCTTGTGGGTGATCTTCTCGAACTCCTTGCCCTTCTCCAGCGAGACGCAGGCGGTCAGTTCGAACTCGGGGAACTTGTCACCGACAGTGAGCACACGCTCTCCTTGCAGCGGGGAAACACCAATTTTGTCGGTGTTTCCCATGGGTTGGTCGGTGTCGATGTTGGCACAGTGAGTATTGATTGCGGAAATAGCTACACTCGGTCGGGTTGATCGGAGGTGGTTATCAATGACGGTGGGCGGCAAGCCGCGCCGACCGAGCCTCTCCCAGTTGCGCGCGTTCGCGGCCGTCGCCGAGCACCTGCACTTCCGCGACGCCGCCGCGGCCATCGGCATGAGCCAGCCCGCGCTCTCCGGCGCCGTCTCCGCGCTGGAGGAGACGCTCGGGGTGACGCTGCTGGAGCGTACGACGCGCAAGGTGCTGCTCTCACCGGCCGGTGAGCGGCTCGCCGTACGGGCCAAGGCGGTGCTCGGGGAGGTCGCCGCGCTGATGGAGGAGGCCGAGGCCGTACGGGCACCGTTCACGGGCGTACTGCGGCTCGGTGTCATCCCCACCGTCGCGCCCTACCTGCTGCCCACCGTGCTGCGGCTCGTCCACGACCGCTATCCGGACCTCGACCTCCAGGTCCACGAGGAGCAGACCGCGAGTCTGCTGGAGGGGCTGGCCGAGGGGCGGCTCGACCTGCTGCTGCTCGCCGTACCCCTCCAGATGCCCGGCGTGGTCGAACTGCCCCTCTTCGACGAGGACTTCGTCCTCGTCACCCCGCTCGGCCACTGGCTCGGCGGCCGCGAGGGCATCCCGCGCGAGGCCCTGAAGGGGCTGAACCTGCTCCTCCTCGACGAGGGCCACTGCCTGCGCGACCAGGCTCTCGACATCTGCCGGGAGGCGGGGATCGGATGGAAGGGGGCGGGGCGAAGCCCCTCCGTTGAGGGTGGTGGTGGGCGACGGGAGGGCGCCCCGGTCACCACGACAGCGGCCGGGTTGTCCACCCTCGTCCAGCTCGTCGCCGGCGGCCTCGGCTGCACCCTGCTGCCGCGCACCGCCCTGAAGGTCGAGACCTCCCGCAGCGACCGGCTCCTCACCGGCTGCTTCGCCGACCCGGCGCCCTCCCGCCGTATCGCCCTCGCCATGCGCGGCGGCGCGGCCCGAGGCGCGGAGTACCGGGAGCTGGCCGCCGCCCTGCGCGCCGCCCTGCGGCCGCTGCCGGTGCGGGTGCTGGACGCTGACGCATGACGCGGACGCTGACTCGTGGGGACCTGTGTGTGCGGGGACGTCCGACTACTCGGTGCGCAGCCCCTCCGGGCGCATCAGCCGCAGCAGCGGCGGCAGGCTGAGCAGCGTCACCACGAGGACGACTGCCGCGCCGGCGCCGGTCATCGACAGGACGCTCGCCCAGTCGACGCGCACGGGTGTGGCCGTCATACGCAGCAGTACCGCCCCCAGCGTCAGGCCCACCGTGGAGGCGAGCAGCAGGCCGAGGGCGACCGGGACGGCCGTCTGCCACAGGACGGAGAGGCTCAGCGTGCGGCGCCGGGTGCCGAAGGCGATCAGGGCGGAGAGCAGCTTCCTGCGCTCCCGCAATTGCTCCAGCTGCGACACCAGCAGGCTCGCTCCGATCAGCGCCAGCACGCAGACGGCACCGACGAGCAGGCCGGTTCGGATGGACGTGAACTGGGCGGACCGCTCGCCGGCCGACCACGCCTGGGCGTCCGCGAGCGGGGAGATCTGCGCGGTCGTGTTGCGCGCGTACTCCTCCACGTCCGGCACGGACCTGTCCAGCGACAGGTAGACCTGCTGGTACAGACTGCCGGCCGCTCCCGCGGGCACCGCCCCGGTGGTCATCAGGATGCCGTCGCGCCGCACGTTCGCCGGGTCCTCGATGGACCGGGCCTGCTTGATGTCCCGGGGCACGGTCCAGGCGATCTCCTTGCCCGGTTCGCCGTCGTGCGACGCATCGAGGTACAGCGTCCGGCCGGGACGCGCGAGCTTCGAGGTATCGGTGTCGCGCTCGCCCTCCTTGAGGATGAACACGTCACCGTCCCGGCAGGACGGCAGCGCGGCCACCTCGCGCAGCGCGTCGCAGTCGCCGACGGTGAGTGGGCTGAAGGTCTCGGGATTCCTGCGCGTGGTCGCGAGATCGCCGCCGGCCAGGGCGGTGGCCTTGCGCACGCCCTTGGTGGCGGCGAACTTGCGGGCGGCCGCAGTCAGTTCGACCCCGGCCGGCACGAACACCGCCATCTGGGCCCGTGACGTGTCTTTCGTCGACTGCTTGGTGTACTCGCTGTCCACGCCGGCGAACAGCATCTGCAGCGCGATCGCCCCCGCCACCGCGACAGCGATGCCGTTGACCATGCGCGCGGCCGTTCCGGTGCTCAACTGCAGCCTTCGTACGGCCAGTTGCCAGGCGACCCCGCCCGAGCCGAGCCGGGCGACGACCGCCTCCACCACCCACGGCAGCAGCGCGGTGACGCCGACCAGCAGCAGGATGACGCCACCGGCGACCAGGTACTTGTTGAAGTCCCCGTTGTCGTGGCCCTTTCCGATCATCGGGTAGAGCATGGCGAGCCCGGCCAGCGGCAGCAGCAGCCGCCACCACAGGCGCCGACGGGCCGGCCGTGCCGCGCGGACCACGCCCAGCGGCTCGATGACCACCCCGCGCAGCGCGAACAGCGTGACCGCCACGGCCGCCGCCGGGACCGCGACCACGACCAGGGCGGCGAGCTGGGGGGAGGGGTTGAGGTAACTCGGGAAGACGCTGATGTCGAAGAGGTCCACGGCACCGGCCGCCTGACGGCCGATCAGGAAGAAGACCGCGCCGAGGACCAGGCCGAGCAGCGCGCCCGCGAGGGCCTCGCCCGCCGCGATCCGGCGGGTCATCCCGCTGTCGGAGCCGACCAGCCGCAGCGCGGCCAGCCTGCGGTCGCGCCGCTCGCCGCCGAACCGTACGGCCGCGGCGATGAACACGGCGACCGGCATCAGCAGCACGACGAAGACGACGAGGGTGAGCAGGACCAGCACCGGGTCCGTCCGCTCCGGCGTCGGGTGCGGGTCGCCGTAGCGGTTGATGCGGGCCACATGGGAGTGGTCGATCTTCGCCGCGAGTCCCTCGGCGCCCGCGTAGTAGGAGAGCTCGTGCGAGCCGACCAGTCCGCTCTCCCCGATGGTGCCGACGATCCGGTACGGCAGCCGCTCCCGCAGCAGCTTCCCGCCGTCGGAGGCGAGCAGCGACTTCAGCGCGGGGGAGACCACCATCTCGCCGGTCGCCGGGTACTTCTCCACACCGGGCGGCAGCGGCGCGTGCGCCCCCTCGGGCTCCACCAGGCGCCCGCGGACCTCGCTGTCCCGGAACTGGGAGTCGATGTCCGCGATGACGAGGGTGTCGTCCGCCTTGGGCAGCGTCTTCTCGTTGTACGTGTAGTCCAGCCGTGCCACCTCGCGCTCGTGCCGCACCGCCAGCGCGTTGGGTATCGCCGTCGTCAGCAGCAGCAGCGCCACGCCCAGCCCGACGCCGCCGCCCGTCAGCAGCATCCGTACCCAGCCCTCGCGCCCGCCGGTGACGGCGAACCGGACCCCCATGGCCAGGTCTCTGGCCCACTGGCGAGGACTCATACGGCGCGCTCCATGTCGCGGGACCTGCCGTCGCGGACAACGATCTCGCGGTCGGAGTAGGCGGCCACCCGGGCTTCGTGCGTCACCAGCACCACGGCCGCGTTGGCCGACCGGGCCGCGTCCGTCAGCAGATCCATCACACGCTCGCCGTTGAGCGAGTCGAGCGCGCCCGTCGGCTCGTCGGCGAACACCACCCGCGGGCTGGTGACCAGCGCACGCGCCACCGCGACCCGCTGCCCCTGCCCGCCGGACACCTCACCCGGCCGTTTCCCGCCCAGGTCGTCGACCTCGAGCCGTTCCATCCAGGTGAGCGCGGTCTTCTCGGCGGCCCTGCGGGGCGTGCCGTTCAGCCGCAGCGGAAGGGCCACGTTCTCCACGCAGGTCAACTCCGGTACGAGCTGGCCGAACTGGAAGACGAACCCGAACTCCGAGCGCCTGAGCGCGCTGCGCTGGGCGTCGGTCATCGTCGACAGCTCCCGGCCGTCGTACGTGATCGAACCCGAGTCGGGGGTCACGATCCCGGCGAGGCAGTGCAGCAACGTCGACTTGCCGGAGCCGGAGGGGCCCATCACGGCGACGATCTCACCGGGGTGGATGGAGAACTCGGCGCCGTCGAGCGCGGTGGTCGGGCCGTAGGTCTTGTGCAGGTTCTCGGCCGCCAGCAGGGAACCAGGGGGAGCAGTCACCGGGCCACCGCCTCACGGAGCTTGTCGAGGCGCGCGGCGGTCAGCTCCAGCCACCGCAGGTCGGCCTCCAGGTGGAACAGGGCGTGGTCGCAGATCAGCTGGTCAGCGAGGTCACCCCTGCGTTTGCGGTCGGTCAGGATGCGCATGCCGCGCAGGTGCTCGGAGCGCTGCGCGTCGAGGATGTCGGCGGCGTCGCGGTGGGTCAGCAGCGCGAGGACGACCTTGGTGTAGAGCGTCGACTGCAGATACGGCTCGGGTTTCTCGGGTGTGGCCAGCCACCGTTCGACGTCGGTGATCCCGGCTTCCGTGATGGCGTACCGCTTGCGCTCAGGACCGCCGCCGGCCTCGATGCCGTCGACCTCGACGAGCCCGTTCTTCAGCAGCCGCGACATCGTCGAGTAGACCTGGCCGTAGTGCAGCGGCCGGTCGTGACCGAACTTCTCGTCGAAGGCCCGCTTGAGGTCGTAGCCGTGGCGGGGCCCGGACTCCAGGAGTCCCAGGAGGGTGTGACCAATGGACATGACAGCACTCTACACACGGTGTATACGCCGTATGTATACGCCGAGTGCCGAGGTCATGGCGGGCTGTGCGGCCGCCCAGGTGGGGGCCGATTGTCACGGTTCTGCTACTGAGGCCGGACGCCGGCTGCGGGCGGCGCGCGGCCGGCCGCGCCGGGGACTGGTCACCTGGGCCCTGGCGGGCTCCCGGGCGGCCGTCCGCGGCGGGGCAGCGGCCCCGCCTCTCCGGGCAGTCGTCCGGCCTCCGCCAGCGCCCGCCGCAGCAGGAACTCGATCTGCGCGTTGGCCGAGCGCAGCTCGTCCGACGCCCACCGTGCGAGCGCGTCGTACACCGACGGGTCCAGCCGCAGCAGCACCTGCTTGCGCTGCTGCGGCCGGCGCCGGGGGGACGCCCCCTCTTCGGGAGCCGTCACTGGTAGAGCGTCCCGGTGTTGAGGACGGGCTGCGGGGCCCGGTCGCCGCACAGCACCACCATCAGGTTCGACACCATCGCCGCCTTCCGCTCCTCGTCCAGTTCCACGATGTCCCGCTCGGCGATCCGGGCGAGCGCCGCCTCGACCATTCCGACCGCCCCGTCCACGATCTCCCGCCGGGCCGCGACGACCGCCCCGGCCTGCTGCCGCTGGAGCATCGCGGAGGCGATCTCGGGAGCGTACGCGAGGTGGGTGAACCGCGACTCGATGATCCGCACTCCGGCGGCCTCCACGCGCACGTGGAGCTCGGCGGCGAGCTTCTCGGTGATTTCCTCGGCGTTCCCGCGCAGCGACAGCCCGCCGTCCTCGTGGGCGTCGTAGGGGTACTCGATGGCGATGTGCCGGACGGCCGCCTCGGTCTGCGTGGCCACGAACTCCAGGTAGTTGTCGACCTCGAAGGACGCCTGGGCGGTGTCGTGCACCTTCCACACCACGACCGCGGCGAGCTCTATGGGGTTGCCGTAGGCGTCGTTGACCTTCAGGACGGGGGTCTCGTGGTTGCGGACGCGGGTCGAGATCTTCTCGCGGGAGGTGAACGGGTTCACCCAGCGCAGCCCGTCCTCGCGGATCGTGCCGCGGTAGCGGCCGAAGAGCTGGACCACCCGCGCCTCGCCCGGCGCCACCGTGTTCAGCCCGCACATGGCGAGGAACGCGGCGATGCCGA encodes:
- a CDS encoding ABC transporter ATP-binding protein, which translates into the protein MTAPPGSLLAAENLHKTYGPTTALDGAEFSIHPGEIVAVMGPSGSGKSTLLHCLAGIVTPDSGSITYDGRELSTMTDAQRSALRRSEFGFVFQFGQLVPELTCVENVALPLRLNGTPRRAAEKTALTWMERLEVDDLGGKRPGEVSGGQGQRVAVARALVTSPRVVFADEPTGALDSLNGERVMDLLTDAARSANAAVVLVTHEARVAAYSDREIVVRDGRSRDMERAV
- a CDS encoding alkyl hydroperoxide reductase; the encoded protein is MSLDALKSRLPDYAKDLKLNLGSVIGNSDLPAQQLWGTVLATAIAARSPIVLRELEPEAKANLSPEAYTAAKSAAAVMAMNNVFYRTRHLLSDHEYGNLRAGLRMNVIGNPGVDKADFELWSFAVSAVNGCGMCLDSHEQVLRKAGVEREVIQEAFKIASVIQAVGVTLDAEAVLAE
- a CDS encoding SPFH domain-containing protein, whose product is MSTHTSAPTGQPVADVPEMPAPQVREFPAHSVKGGLALLLGLLGLLAGVALVVGGATATADGVKVALVVVGVLLGIAAFLAMCGLNTVAPGEARVVQLFGRYRGTIREDGLRWVNPFTSREKISTRVRNHETPVLKVNDAYGNPIELAAVVVWKVHDTAQASFEVDNYLEFVATQTEAAVRHIAIEYPYDAHEDGGLSLRGNAEEITEKLAAELHVRVEAAGVRIIESRFTHLAYAPEIASAMLQRQQAGAVVAARREIVDGAVGMVEAALARIAERDIVELDEERKAAMVSNLMVVLCGDRAPQPVLNTGTLYQ
- a CDS encoding FtsX-like permease family protein; translation: MSPRQWARDLAMGVRFAVTGGREGWVRMLLTGGGVGLGVALLLLTTAIPNALAVRHEREVARLDYTYNEKTLPKADDTLVIADIDSQFRDSEVRGRLVEPEGAHAPLPPGVEKYPATGEMVVSPALKSLLASDGGKLLRERLPYRIVGTIGESGLVGSHELSYYAGAEGLAAKIDHSHVARINRYGDPHPTPERTDPVLVLLTLVVFVVLLMPVAVFIAAAVRFGGERRDRRLAALRLVGSDSGMTRRIAAGEALAGALLGLVLGAVFFLIGRQAAGAVDLFDISVFPSYLNPSPQLAALVVVAVPAAAVAVTLFALRGVVIEPLGVVRAARPARRRLWWRLLLPLAGLAMLYPMIGKGHDNGDFNKYLVAGGVILLLVGVTALLPWVVEAVVARLGSGGVAWQLAVRRLQLSTGTAARMVNGIAVAVAGAIALQMLFAGVDSEYTKQSTKDTSRAQMAVFVPAGVELTAAARKFAATKGVRKATALAGGDLATTRRNPETFSPLTVGDCDALREVAALPSCRDGDVFILKEGERDTDTSKLARPGRTLYLDASHDGEPGKEIAWTVPRDIKQARSIEDPANVRRDGILMTTGAVPAGAAGSLYQQVYLSLDRSVPDVEEYARNTTAQISPLADAQAWSAGERSAQFTSIRTGLLVGAVCVLALIGASLLVSQLEQLRERRKLLSALIAFGTRRRTLSLSVLWQTAVPVALGLLLASTVGLTLGAVLLRMTATPVRVDWASVLSMTGAGAAVVLVVTLLSLPPLLRLMRPEGLRTE
- a CDS encoding peroxiredoxin, whose translation is MLTVGDKFPEFELTACVSLEKGKEFEKITHKTYQGWKVIFAWPKDFTFVCPTEIAAFGKLNEEFADRDAQVLGFSGDSEFVHHAWRKDHDDLRDLPFPMMADSKHELMRELGIEDEEGFAKRAVFIVDQNNEIQFSMVTAGSVGRNPKEVLRVLDALQTDELCPCNWSKGDETLDPVKLLAGE
- a CDS encoding PadR family transcriptional regulator, translating into MSIGHTLLGLLESGPRHGYDLKRAFDEKFGHDRPLHYGQVYSTMSRLLKNGLVEVDGIEAGGGPERKRYAITEAGITDVERWLATPEKPEPYLQSTLYTKVVLALLTHRDAADILDAQRSEHLRGMRILTDRKRRGDLADQLICDHALFHLEADLRWLELTAARLDKLREAVAR
- a CDS encoding AI-2E family transporter; translation: MSRVPGWLGRLGAGLTEMGERLDERRAEVEKESSAADPAPEPDRVPPFPGPQVTVVPVSRPDPAQAVPWGVRVAAEAGWRVLVLAGTVWVLMQVITTVQLAVFSFVIALLMTALLQPTVARLKRHGVPRGPATALTVILGFVLLGLLGWFVTWQVMENIDALSNQIQNGIDDLRNWLLKSPFHVTDKQINQIAKNLREAIGANTDQITSAGLEGVQVVVEALTGILLVFFSTLFLLYDGERIWQWTLKLVPAAAREGVAGAGPRAWRTLTAYVRGTVLVALIDAIFIGLGIYFLNVPMAVPLAVFIFLFSFIPLVGAVASGALAVVVALVTQGVFTAGMTLLVILAVQQIEGHVLQPFILGRAVRVHPLAVVLSVTAGGMVAGIGGAVVAVPLVAVTNTVVSYLKAYSEAQARQAPPPADAAGPATDAESPAHQG
- a CDS encoding hydrogen peroxide-inducible genes activator, which codes for MTVGGKPRRPSLSQLRAFAAVAEHLHFRDAAAAIGMSQPALSGAVSALEETLGVTLLERTTRKVLLSPAGERLAVRAKAVLGEVAALMEEAEAVRAPFTGVLRLGVIPTVAPYLLPTVLRLVHDRYPDLDLQVHEEQTASLLEGLAEGRLDLLLLAVPLQMPGVVELPLFDEDFVLVTPLGHWLGGREGIPREALKGLNLLLLDEGHCLRDQALDICREAGIGWKGAGRSPSVEGGGGRREGAPVTTTAAGLSTLVQLVAGGLGCTLLPRTALKVETSRSDRLLTGCFADPAPSRRIALAMRGGAARGAEYRELAAALRAALRPLPVRVLDADA